In a single window of the Dreissena polymorpha isolate Duluth1 chromosome 3, UMN_Dpol_1.0, whole genome shotgun sequence genome:
- the LOC127873196 gene encoding glutaredoxin-related protein 5, mitochondrial-like, giving the protein MSQLVNKSRIFLNNRVLLHQLVARYSVDTGSHEYISGLVKDKKVVVFMKGTAEQPRCGFSNAVMQILNFHGVKNFGHHNVLDDEKLRQGIKDYTSWPTIPQVFIGGEFVGGCDVMLEMHKNGDLIEELKKVGIRSALLDKVEGSSKKD; this is encoded by the exons atgagtCAACTCGTTAACAAATCTCGTATTTTTCTTAACAACAGGGTTTTGTTACACCAGCTTGTTGCTAGATATTCAGTTGACACTGGCAGCCATGAGTATATTTCAGGATTGGTCAAGGataaaaaagttgttgttttcatgaAGGGCACAGCTGAGCAACCTAGATGTGGTTTCAGTAACGCTGTTATGCAGATTCTAAATTTCCATGGTGTTAAAAACTTTGGTCATCACAATGTGCTGGATGATGAAAAGTTGCGCCAAG GAATCAAAGACTACACAAGTTGGCCGACTATTCCTCAAGTGTTTATTGGAGGTGAATTTGTTGGTGGATGTGATGTCATGCTTGAAATGCACAAGAATGGAGACTTGATAGAGGAACTCAAGAAAGTTGGAATCAGGTCTGCACTTCTTGATAAAGTGGAAGGTAGCAGTAAAAAGGACTGA